One genomic segment of Candidatus Bathyarchaeota archaeon includes these proteins:
- a CDS encoding FeoC-like transcriptional regulator, which yields MIKQVLRAINTTGVISEKEIAEAAKTSPELVQQAIAVLQAKGYLTSISLNPTCGQASCASCGHCKPAAQTSKYAYVLTEKGKAYLQTP from the coding sequence ATGATAAAGCAAGTCCTGCGAGCAATCAACACTACGGGCGTAATAAGTGAGAAAGAAATTGCAGAAGCAGCGAAAACAAGCCCCGAACTGGTGCAGCAAGCAATCGCCGTACTACAGGCAAAAGGCTACCTTACCTCTATTAGCCTAAACCCAACATGCGGTCAAGCTAGCTGCGCCAGCTGCGGGCACTGCAAACCCGCCGCTCAAACCAGCAAATACGCCTATGTCCTCACCGAGAAGGGCAAGGCGTACCTTCAAACTCCCTAA
- a CDS encoding PAS domain S-box protein: MLNEITERKKTEQQLLLSEKKYRQLYETTRDGIMARDLQGKMIDCNRAYAKMLGYTKKELKRLSVQNLLPEKWHEQRDVVVAKVLRTGKSIVFEREYQRKDGTIFPASVRTWRLTDGKGNVVGIWSLVRDITAQKQLQTDLQKHADSLEKVVEDRTKQLKDSERLVAIGQTAGMVGHDLRNPLQTITGELYLAKDAVESISDYDLKANLQESIRAIEEQAVYMDKIVSDLQDFVKPIRIEKNQVDLKKLVKDVLEIIAFPDCIKVQVHFSRNFPLVKVDFQLLKRVMINLVTNAVQAMPKEGKLIIKAQIINHDEVSVTVQDQGIGISDAISPQIFTPLFTTKPRGQGFGLAVCKRVIEAHGGTISFKSKEGKGTKFTIQFPIC; this comes from the coding sequence ATGCTAAATGAAATTACTGAACGCAAAAAAACTGAGCAACAATTGCTTTTATCTGAAAAAAAGTACCGCCAACTCTACGAGACAACCCGCGACGGCATCATGGCACGTGACCTACAGGGAAAAATGATAGATTGCAACAGAGCATACGCTAAAATGCTGGGCTACACCAAAAAAGAGCTAAAGCGGCTTTCTGTTCAGAATCTTTTGCCTGAAAAATGGCATGAACAACGTGATGTGGTTGTGGCAAAAGTGTTGCGCACTGGAAAATCTATCGTTTTTGAGAGGGAATACCAAAGAAAGGATGGCACTATTTTTCCAGCCTCAGTTAGAACTTGGCGATTAACCGATGGTAAAGGGAACGTTGTGGGAATATGGTCTTTAGTCCGAGATATCACCGCACAAAAACAGCTGCAAACTGACCTGCAAAAACATGCTGATTCACTGGAAAAAGTTGTGGAAGACCGAACCAAGCAGTTAAAAGACTCCGAGCGTTTGGTGGCGATTGGGCAAACCGCGGGTATGGTTGGGCATGACCTTCGTAATCCCCTGCAGACAATTACGGGGGAACTTTATTTGGCTAAAGATGCTGTTGAGTCTATTTCTGATTATGATTTGAAGGCTAACTTGCAGGAAAGCATACGTGCAATAGAGGAACAGGCAGTTTACATGGATAAAATCGTCTCTGACTTGCAGGATTTTGTGAAGCCCATCCGAATAGAAAAAAACCAAGTTGACCTAAAAAAACTGGTTAAAGATGTTTTAGAAATCATCGCATTTCCTGACTGCATTAAGGTTCAGGTTCATTTTTCCCGTAATTTCCCACTGGTTAAAGTTGACTTTCAACTGCTAAAACGTGTCATGATTAACCTAGTAACTAACGCTGTGCAAGCAATGCCCAAAGAAGGAAAACTTATCATAAAAGCACAAATAATAAATCATGACGAGGTTTCCGTTACTGTTCAAGACCAAGGCATAGGCATATCAGACGCGATTAGCCCCCAGATTTTCACGCCGCTCTTCACCACCAAACCCCGTGGGCAAGGCTTCGGATTGGCGGTTTGCAAACGCGTGATTGAAGCACATGGAGGAACCATCAGTTTTAAAAGCAAAGAAGGCAAAGGCACAAAATTCACGATTCAATTCCCAATATGTTAA
- a CDS encoding 2-hydroxyacyl-CoA dehydratase family protein, producing MGNQTTEKKYNIQINPQEATDLKNTIQTASKKIITENIERMKNTPNRPKTMAYFDEIADLFGKRQTELQKAKENGKKIIGYTCLFAPIELVLAADAIPVRVNSGWYDPSKIGDRIVPVEVCPVVRSTIGAKMVSLSPFLEMSDALIMPLTCDGSTKLSEILSDYTPVWQMAIPRHKDSPQALAYWRQEIKVVKEHIEKLTGNKISRGALKAAIEKTQKATKAFRRLQDLRKGNPVIMGRDAMLVNQTYMWDDIERWTQKTEELCNELEEKIKCKEWVCSPDTPRVLITGTPMLWPDNWKLPSLIEEGNPQGVIVADELCSSERIAYDPVGVDEWSMDDMLNAIGERYLMASTCPCFSSDDGNEDRINWLLNKVKEWKVQGVIYCVVRGCMLYAMEYTRVKKALDQNKISVYYLDTEYTREDVGQIKTRVEAFLEMLNANIDI from the coding sequence ATGGGAAACCAAACCACAGAAAAAAAATATAACATACAAATAAACCCACAAGAAGCTACTGACCTAAAAAACACCATCCAAACTGCCTCCAAAAAAATCATCACCGAAAACATAGAACGCATGAAAAACACCCCCAACCGCCCCAAAACCATGGCATACTTTGACGAAATCGCCGACCTCTTCGGAAAACGCCAAACCGAACTACAAAAAGCCAAAGAAAACGGCAAAAAAATCATCGGCTACACCTGCCTATTCGCGCCAATCGAGCTTGTTTTGGCAGCCGACGCGATTCCTGTCCGCGTTAACTCAGGATGGTATGACCCCTCAAAAATCGGCGACCGCATAGTACCCGTGGAGGTCTGCCCAGTTGTACGCTCAACCATCGGAGCAAAAATGGTTAGCCTCTCGCCATTCCTTGAAATGAGCGATGCTCTAATTATGCCGCTTACATGTGATGGAAGTACTAAACTCAGCGAAATCCTAAGCGATTACACGCCTGTTTGGCAAATGGCAATTCCCCGCCACAAGGATTCTCCACAGGCGTTGGCGTATTGGAGACAGGAAATCAAAGTTGTAAAAGAACACATCGAAAAGTTGACGGGTAACAAAATCAGCCGTGGCGCCCTCAAAGCCGCTATTGAGAAAACCCAGAAAGCCACCAAAGCCTTCCGTCGTCTCCAAGACCTGCGTAAAGGCAACCCCGTAATCATGGGCAGGGACGCGATGTTGGTTAATCAGACTTACATGTGGGATGATATTGAGCGGTGGACACAGAAAACCGAGGAACTCTGCAATGAGCTTGAAGAAAAAATCAAATGCAAGGAATGGGTTTGTTCACCTGACACTCCCCGTGTACTCATTACGGGTACCCCGATGCTTTGGCCTGATAACTGGAAACTGCCCAGCCTAATTGAGGAAGGCAACCCCCAAGGCGTCATCGTCGCTGATGAGCTCTGCTCAAGTGAACGTATCGCCTATGACCCCGTGGGTGTGGATGAGTGGAGCATGGATGACATGCTTAACGCGATTGGTGAACGTTACTTGATGGCTTCCACGTGCCCCTGCTTTAGCTCTGATGATGGCAACGAAGACCGCATCAACTGGCTACTAAACAAGGTTAAAGAATGGAAAGTACAGGGTGTAATTTACTGTGTCGTGCGTGGTTGCATGTTGTATGCGATGGAGTACACCCGCGTCAAGAAAGCCCTTGACCAAAACAAGATTTCCGTTTACTACTTAGATACCGAGTACACCCGAGAGGATGTTGGACAAATCAAAACCCGCGTTGAAGCATTCCTTGAAATGCTAAACGCAAACATCGACATATAG
- a CDS encoding 4Fe-4S dicluster domain-containing protein, producing the protein MSQDQYEGIPRNKIAWDPKIDYQTCIACGKCVEFCHTHAFTTEEVQGKKRTVVIPNRCVVFCRGCEDICPVRAISHPDEEATKKTINQLRQKPSTNK; encoded by the coding sequence ATGTCACAAGACCAATACGAGGGCATCCCCCGAAACAAAATCGCTTGGGACCCCAAAATAGACTACCAAACCTGCATAGCCTGCGGAAAATGTGTTGAGTTCTGTCACACCCACGCCTTCACCACCGAAGAGGTACAGGGCAAAAAACGAACCGTGGTCATTCCTAACCGTTGCGTGGTTTTCTGCAGAGGATGCGAAGACATCTGCCCCGTGAGAGCAATCAGCCACCCTGACGAGGAAGCAACCAAAAAAACCATTAACCAACTACGCCAGAAACCAAGTACCAACAAATAA
- a CDS encoding class I SAM-dependent methyltransferase, producing MSVSKVKITSIRHNFVYAVAKMVAPKLYEEIKMCSDDFINRNPRPFTLFLKEHFGNKVLVGCEIGFGYGKNAKSLLECLNIGRLYCVDPYIGKLNTHVNELNLYSALKNNNKISFLGVTSDEAAKLLPNNLDFVYVDGVHTFEQCFRDLENYYPLLNNGGLIGGHDFTMKFETEVVKAVLNFSVKKGKAPKVIMPDFWFEK from the coding sequence ATGTCCGTTTCAAAAGTCAAGATAACATCTATCAGACATAATTTTGTTTATGCGGTTGCGAAAATGGTTGCTCCAAAGTTATATGAAGAGATAAAAATGTGTTCAGATGATTTTATTAATAGAAATCCAAGACCGTTCACTCTTTTTTTGAAGGAACATTTTGGGAACAAAGTTTTAGTTGGATGCGAGATCGGTTTTGGTTATGGTAAAAATGCCAAGAGTTTACTCGAGTGTCTCAATATCGGAAGGCTTTATTGTGTGGACCCTTATATAGGAAAATTAAATACTCATGTTAACGAACTAAATCTTTACTCAGCTCTTAAAAATAATAACAAAATATCCTTTCTTGGAGTCACAAGCGATGAAGCTGCAAAGCTTCTTCCGAATAACTTGGATTTTGTGTATGTTGATGGAGTGCACACGTTTGAGCAGTGTTTCCGAGATTTAGAAAATTATTATCCCTTGTTAAATAATGGCGGCTTAATTGGTGGGCACGACTTCACTATGAAATTTGAAACTGAGGTAGTAAAGGCAGTTTTAAATTTTAGTGTCAAAAAGGGTAAAGCACCAAAAGTTATCATGCCTGATTTCTGGTTTGAAAAATGA
- a CDS encoding acyl-CoA dehydratase activase: MISVGMDLGTQSVKAVVLKDGQVLGRAKIFCGFDPTKAAEQAVEEALKQANITLSDVANFVATGSGMEIAPYKTSTVSMMGADAKAGVYLVPQARTIIDVGAEEARAVKCDERGIMSDFVVNERCAAGAGAFIEAMARALEVKIDEMGPLSLKAERASPINATCVIFGESDVVSLIHRQESKPEIARAVFDAMADRVSSMVHRLGVNPTVVLIGGVANDVGFVASLKRKLNIDIVIPEFPEYVGALGAALVAASRAAKEASK; this comes from the coding sequence GTGATTAGTGTAGGAATGGATTTAGGAACCCAAAGCGTCAAAGCTGTCGTGCTCAAAGACGGGCAAGTGCTTGGACGCGCCAAAATCTTCTGCGGATTCGACCCAACCAAAGCAGCAGAGCAAGCCGTAGAAGAAGCACTCAAACAAGCAAACATAACCCTAAGTGACGTCGCTAATTTTGTTGCGACAGGTTCAGGCATGGAAATCGCCCCCTACAAAACCAGTACAGTTAGCATGATGGGCGCAGATGCCAAAGCAGGTGTATATCTTGTCCCACAAGCTCGCACAATCATCGACGTTGGAGCCGAAGAAGCCCGAGCCGTAAAATGTGACGAGCGCGGTATCATGTCTGATTTTGTAGTTAACGAACGTTGCGCCGCAGGTGCTGGAGCTTTTATTGAGGCAATGGCAAGAGCATTAGAAGTTAAAATCGACGAAATGGGACCTCTTTCACTTAAGGCAGAGCGTGCAAGCCCAATCAACGCCACCTGCGTAATTTTTGGCGAATCTGACGTGGTCTCGCTTATTCATCGTCAAGAATCCAAACCTGAAATCGCAAGAGCCGTTTTTGATGCAATGGCTGACCGCGTATCCAGCATGGTGCACCGTCTTGGTGTAAACCCCACAGTTGTGCTAATTGGCGGCGTTGCTAACGATGTGGGCTTTGTAGCCTCACTTAAACGCAAATTGAACATTGACATTGTTATTCCAGAGTTTCCCGAGTATGTGGGCGCGTTAGGTGCAGCATTGGTTGCAGCGAGCAGAGCAGCTAAGGAGGCGTCAAAATGA
- a CDS encoding arsenate reductase ArsC: MNKPKILFICTHNSARSQMAEGLLRHLYGEKYEVFSAGLNPTTVNPLAIKAMAEIGADISTQYSKGLEEFAETEIELAVSVCQSSAKILCALCSAPMVMGRPRVIDEKLHKMKHYVVHGFEDPSEVMGTEEEKMAAFRRVREEMRGWILEQFADVKKLIEETEK; the protein is encoded by the coding sequence ATGAATAAACCAAAAATACTGTTCATATGCACGCATAATTCTGCACGGTCTCAAATGGCCGAAGGGTTACTTAGACACTTATATGGCGAAAAATACGAGGTTTTCAGCGCAGGCCTCAATCCGACAACAGTTAATCCACTGGCAATCAAAGCCATGGCGGAAATAGGCGCAGACATCTCAACACAGTATTCTAAGGGGTTAGAAGAATTTGCCGAAACAGAAATCGAATTAGCAGTTTCCGTCTGCCAAAGCAGCGCAAAAATTCTCTGTGCTCTTTGTTCAGCGCCTATGGTTATGGGGAGACCCCGTGTAATCGATGAAAAGTTGCATAAAATGAAACATTATGTAGTCCATGGTTTTGAGGACCCCTCAGAAGTCATGGGAACAGAGGAAGAAAAGATGGCAGCTTTTCGCCGCGTCAGAGAGGAAATGAGGGGCTGGATTCTTGAGCAGTTTGCAGACGTAAAAAAACTAATTGAGGAAACCGAAAAGTAG
- a CDS encoding metalloregulator ArsR/SmtB family transcription factor, whose product MTPTANNPLKFKAKIFYALSDPARIDVLEFLGDQEKCVCKIVPHLNMPQPLVSRHLKILRDAGIVRCRKDGTKRMYSVIDQRIFNIIDALNSELLDSLSKAVIENLTTCP is encoded by the coding sequence ATGACACCTACCGCAAACAACCCCCTAAAATTCAAAGCCAAAATCTTCTACGCCCTATCAGACCCCGCCAGAATAGACGTTCTAGAATTTCTCGGAGACCAAGAAAAATGCGTCTGCAAAATAGTGCCTCACCTAAATATGCCCCAACCCCTCGTCTCAAGACACCTAAAAATCCTACGCGACGCAGGCATCGTCAGATGCAGAAAAGACGGCACCAAAAGAATGTACTCCGTTATTGACCAGCGGATTTTTAACATTATTGATGCCTTAAACTCGGAGTTACTTGATTCGCTTTCAAAAGCGGTTATAGAGAACCTAACAACCTGCCCATAA
- a CDS encoding ZIP family metal transporter — protein sequence MELFWIGILSCAFAGLATGAGALPVFFTKRISDRLLDVLLGFSAGVMLAASCFSLIVPALEMTDALTVAVGVALGALTLHLIDRFVPHFHPASGPEGLPSKLPRVWLFVVAITIHNFPEGLAVGMSFGIGDIAAGLAVAMAIGLQNMPEGLAVALPLARAGYSSKKSIGYATLTGLVEPLGGLLGLVLVSSFLPILPWGLAFAAGAMLFVVSDEMIPESHKKGFEREATFGLIAGFVLMMFLDCFFA from the coding sequence ATGGAATTGTTCTGGATTGGCATACTATCCTGCGCATTTGCTGGACTAGCCACAGGAGCGGGAGCTCTGCCTGTCTTTTTCACCAAACGCATATCCGACCGGTTGCTTGATGTCTTGCTGGGTTTCTCAGCGGGGGTTATGCTTGCCGCTTCCTGTTTTAGCCTGATTGTTCCTGCTCTTGAAATGACAGATGCCTTAACTGTGGCGGTAGGGGTCGCTTTGGGCGCGTTAACCTTGCATCTAATTGACCGTTTCGTGCCGCACTTTCACCCTGCATCTGGACCTGAAGGGTTGCCCTCAAAACTGCCCCGGGTTTGGCTGTTTGTTGTGGCTATAACTATTCACAATTTTCCTGAAGGCTTAGCTGTAGGCATGAGTTTTGGCATAGGTGATATAGCTGCTGGCTTAGCTGTCGCTATGGCTATTGGCTTACAAAATATGCCTGAAGGACTCGCAGTGGCTCTTCCGCTTGCACGGGCAGGTTACAGCAGCAAAAAATCTATCGGATACGCGACCTTGACTGGGCTGGTGGAGCCTTTAGGTGGCTTGCTGGGGCTGGTTTTGGTTTCGTCGTTTCTGCCGATTTTGCCGTGGGGGCTGGCGTTTGCAGCGGGGGCTATGTTGTTTGTGGTTAGTGATGAGATGATTCCTGAGAGCCACAAGAAAGGGTTTGAGCGGGAAGCCACGTTTGGGTTAATCGCGGGGTTTGTACTAATGATGTTTCTGGATTGCTTTTTTGCTTAA
- a CDS encoding metal-dependent transcriptional regulator, which yields MMHPVTRLNAAKETYIKTIAALVKKHGCVGVSDIAKALNVKPSSVTEMLKKLGAQGFVAHEPYCSVTLTVKGQNLAVFLKQQQASLQRFFVLLDVDEQIAKQDACKTGHVLHEATLKRLTQYVTFLENPKYSENCVDCFRAYLKNIKQQ from the coding sequence ATGATGCACCCTGTTACTCGACTTAATGCAGCCAAAGAAACCTACATTAAAACCATAGCTGCTCTTGTCAAAAAGCACGGTTGCGTGGGTGTGTCAGATATTGCTAAGGCATTAAACGTTAAGCCCTCCAGCGTCACTGAAATGCTCAAAAAATTGGGTGCGCAGGGGTTTGTTGCGCATGAACCTTACTGCTCTGTTACGTTGACGGTTAAAGGTCAAAACTTGGCGGTTTTTCTTAAGCAGCAACAAGCATCACTGCAACGTTTCTTTGTATTGCTTGATGTTGATGAGCAAATCGCAAAGCAAGACGCCTGCAAAACGGGGCATGTGCTTCACGAGGCTACTTTGAAGCGACTTACGCAGTACGTAACATTTCTTGAAAACCCCAAGTATTCAGAGAACTGCGTGGACTGCTTTAGAGCGTACCTCAAAAACATAAAACAACAATAG
- a CDS encoding nitrous oxide-stimulated promoter family protein yields MANEGPRIAREKKTIHAMTQIYCKNHHGNKNGELCPECTRFFEYAQMRLDKCPFGEKKSTCGKCLIHCYRSDMKVKVKEIMRYSGPRMLLYHPVLALHHAVDGLKKPKKKP; encoded by the coding sequence TTGGCAAATGAAGGTCCACGAATAGCAAGAGAAAAAAAGACAATTCATGCTATGACACAGATTTATTGCAAAAACCATCATGGCAACAAAAACGGTGAATTATGCCCTGAATGTACCCGATTTTTTGAGTATGCGCAGATGCGGTTGGATAAGTGTCCGTTTGGGGAAAAGAAAAGCACCTGTGGTAAATGTTTGATTCACTGTTATCGTTCTGATATGAAAGTTAAGGTGAAAGAAATTATGCGTTATTCGGGTCCACGTATGCTTTTGTATCATCCTGTTTTGGCGTTGCATCATGCTGTTGATGGTTTAAAAAAGCCTAAGAAAAAGCCTTAA
- a CDS encoding 4Fe-4S binding protein: protein MDIDLLGNLLLLVIIAGLALAGVLIIQIWKKGLSTKVSYLRLYIQLISVIAIFYIYSVTKFYLYVLLAIFLATIFLGRFFCGWICPFGFYMDIVTAIRKALKIPYKLLPQKLNNTLNRLRYVILGVIVVLPFVIGGSQFNSWVWMQILRGSYRFWMILLAPLEPLIVPWESSLSLGGLNFGFPYVSDIIHYGTGSYASDVGIAANAVTVESLSGGLLFAVVSFVAVMLAASFLVRRFWCRFCPSGASAGCLNKVGLKALPMMYIDKDEEKCPKCGICLRVCPVQVTEVYEQKGGKIKTSMCMNCFRCVEMCPYQDTLKVKFGGKTLFRSRDWLRPANEQEMPTT, encoded by the coding sequence ATGGATATAGACCTGTTAGGTAACCTACTGCTGCTGGTTATAATTGCGGGTTTAGCCTTAGCGGGCGTGCTCATTATTCAAATCTGGAAAAAAGGTTTATCCACCAAAGTCAGCTACCTACGCCTCTACATCCAGCTAATCTCAGTCATAGCCATATTTTACATTTACAGCGTCACCAAATTCTACCTCTACGTGCTCCTCGCCATTTTCTTAGCCACGATTTTTCTGGGCAGATTCTTCTGCGGCTGGATTTGCCCCTTCGGATTCTACATGGATATAGTAACTGCAATCCGCAAAGCCCTAAAAATCCCCTACAAACTTTTGCCTCAAAAACTCAACAACACTCTCAACCGCCTACGATACGTGATTTTGGGCGTGATTGTTGTGTTGCCGTTTGTGATTGGTGGTTCCCAATTTAATTCTTGGGTGTGGATGCAAATTCTGAGAGGGTCCTATCGGTTTTGGATGATTCTGCTGGCTCCACTTGAACCCCTTATTGTTCCATGGGAAAGCAGTCTTTCGCTGGGTGGCTTAAACTTTGGGTTCCCGTATGTTTCAGATATTATTCATTATGGCACTGGCAGTTATGCTTCAGATGTTGGCATTGCCGCTAATGCAGTCACCGTTGAGAGCCTCTCAGGAGGTTTACTGTTTGCTGTTGTCAGTTTCGTGGCGGTGATGTTGGCGGCTTCTTTTTTGGTGCGCAGATTCTGGTGTAGGTTCTGTCCTTCAGGCGCTTCCGCGGGTTGCCTAAACAAAGTCGGCTTAAAGGCTCTGCCTATGATGTATATTGATAAGGATGAGGAGAAATGCCCCAAATGCGGTATATGCCTGCGAGTGTGCCCAGTGCAAGTTACTGAAGTTTACGAACAAAAGGGCGGCAAAATCAAAACATCCATGTGCATGAACTGTTTCCGCTGCGTAGAAATGTGCCCCTACCAAGACACTCTCAAGGTGAAATTTGGCGGTAAAACCCTCTTTCGGTCCCGCGATTGGTTGCGTCCTGCAAACGAGCAGGAAATGCCCACCACCTAA
- a CDS encoding metal-dependent transcriptional regulator, with amino-acid sequence MKETERVSRLNATEETYIETIDALMQKLGYAVVTDIAKELDVKAPSVTSMLKKLDALGFVKYTPYRNVVLTQKGKDLAGFLKKREKSLQTFLTLLGVEKSVAEEDACAIEHILRAPTQKKLSKFVEFLQTSEGAKGLAAFRSFEQTES; translated from the coding sequence GTGAAAGAAACCGAACGTGTATCGCGGCTTAACGCCACCGAGGAAACCTACATTGAAACCATAGACGCGCTAATGCAAAAACTTGGCTACGCAGTCGTAACCGACATAGCCAAAGAGCTTGACGTAAAAGCACCCAGCGTCACTAGTATGCTTAAAAAACTGGATGCATTGGGCTTTGTGAAATATACGCCGTATCGTAATGTGGTTTTAACGCAGAAAGGCAAAGACCTCGCAGGGTTTCTTAAAAAACGGGAGAAGTCCCTGCAGACTTTTTTAACACTGCTTGGTGTAGAGAAAAGTGTTGCTGAAGAAGACGCATGCGCTATCGAGCACATACTGCGCGCTCCAACCCAAAAGAAGCTTTCCAAATTTGTTGAGTTTTTGCAAACATCTGAAGGTGCAAAAGGCTTGGCGGCTTTTAGGAGCTTTGAGCAAACAGAAAGCTGA
- a CDS encoding ferrous iron transport protein A yields the protein MRLSDLNPGQTATINAIQQSGQAKRRLLEMGLVRGSKIQIICRAPLGDPIEIEIRDYKLTLRKKEADNILVEAQP from the coding sequence ATGCGACTAAGTGACCTAAACCCCGGACAAACCGCCACAATAAATGCAATACAACAAAGCGGACAAGCCAAACGCCGCCTTCTCGAAATGGGACTAGTTCGCGGCTCAAAAATCCAAATCATCTGCCGCGCGCCACTGGGCGACCCCATAGAAATCGAAATCCGCGACTACAAACTCACCCTCCGAAAAAAAGAAGCCGACAACATCCTCGTGGAGGCACAACCATGA
- a CDS encoding ferrous iron transport protein A produces MIQQTPLSSLTYGTQAKISKINGGCSLIKRLTEMGLTLGTPVKVVSDAIGGPVVIEVRDCRLALGRGVATKIYVEQ; encoded by the coding sequence ATGATACAACAAACACCCCTAAGCAGCCTAACCTACGGCACCCAAGCAAAAATCAGCAAAATAAACGGCGGATGCAGCCTGATTAAACGCCTAACCGAAATGGGTCTCACCTTGGGCACACCCGTAAAAGTGGTTAGCGATGCAATCGGTGGTCCAGTTGTTATTGAAGTTCGAGACTGCCGCTTAGCCCTTGGACGCGGAGTCGCAACAAAAATCTACGTGGAGCAATAA
- a CDS encoding sulfite exporter TauE/SafE family protein — translation MSFIPELANPYLSVFVFGFIYGISACTASCLPYIASYIAGIGAGFKKGVQVTLIFNSGRLVSYALIGALVGAVSGLIKYFTDAAISESAAFSVYSSIFFGIVTIIIGAQILIKTRRGSHDCGIKDAVALSDSKGLRGRFDVKAFTLGLTRGLIICPPLILILGYSATFTAPLSSLTMAVLFGLGTAISPFIILAGGLTGWLLNKAPLFRRYISIAGALLLIVLGVGTIINTLTVIM, via the coding sequence ATGTCGTTTATTCCTGAGCTTGCAAACCCGTACTTGTCAGTGTTTGTATTCGGCTTTATCTACGGCATAAGCGCCTGCACAGCATCCTGTCTGCCCTACATAGCCAGTTACATAGCGGGAATCGGGGCGGGATTTAAAAAAGGCGTCCAAGTTACACTGATTTTTAATTCGGGCAGGCTGGTTTCATATGCCTTAATTGGTGCTTTAGTTGGTGCTGTTAGTGGTTTAATTAAGTATTTCACTGATGCAGCTATCTCTGAGAGCGCAGCCTTTAGTGTTTACTCAAGCATCTTCTTTGGCATAGTTACCATAATCATTGGAGCCCAAATTCTCATAAAAACTCGTCGTGGCTCTCATGACTGCGGCATCAAAGACGCCGTGGCTCTCTCTGATTCTAAGGGGTTACGGGGCAGATTTGACGTTAAAGCTTTCACGCTGGGGTTAACACGAGGTTTAATTATTTGTCCACCGCTGATTCTGATACTGGGTTACTCTGCAACGTTTACTGCACCCCTAAGTAGTTTAACGATGGCAGTTCTATTTGGGTTAGGTACTGCAATTTCGCCGTTTATCATTTTGGCGGGTGGATTAACGGGTTGGCTGTTAAATAAAGCACCTTTATTTAGAAGGTATATATCAATAGCAGGAGCATTATTGCTCATTGTGCTTGGGGTAGGCACCATCATAAACACCCTTACGGTAATCATGTAA